A genomic segment from Sparus aurata chromosome 20, fSpaAur1.1, whole genome shotgun sequence encodes:
- the LOC115571220 gene encoding E3 ubiquitin-protein ligase TRIM21-like — protein sequence MASSSSLLSEDQFLCPICLDVFSRPVSTPCGHNFCMSCLTTYWDDTSVCRCPLCKETFQRRPDLKVNTFISELALQFKSLQATEVDIWSSEQQQASCGGVVLCDICTDTQQEAVKSCLECLTSYCDVHLEPHHRAAGLKRHTLVEPLARLEDRLCKEHTRLLVMFCRKDKVLVCDACASSRHARHDVVPVRRAYVEMKVLLGEAETKVQQMIQERLQKVRDVTDSVKQSEAETKDVIASGLQELTVLVSEVQESRAELIKVMEEKQKAAAEQAAGFVSCMEQEIGELQASTTKLEELRQTDDQFCFLQRFINSPLLPHTMDLSMFSFDRLVEINHVRKSLSTSLSQLRKLLSKMNTEIKLSTGTDAPNDAALGYLQRYEEDVLLDPNTAHPLLIISDDRKQVRYSQGSGLWANQILNPSMFTEHLAVLGQRGFSSCRFYFEVFVGGKTEWCLGVATASIQRRGSLFRSPDCGLWAIWFLVDKFETFSAPNVPVHVGKVERVGVYTDYNRRQISFYDVQTAALIYSFDECLFTEPLYPYFNPCDNEYGSNLEPMIIVPVGRTE from the coding sequence AtggcctccagcagcagcctcctgtcCGAGGATCAGTTTCTCTGTCCGATCTGCCTGGACGTGTTCAGTCGGCCCGTTTCCACCCCGTGCGGACACAACTTCTGCATGTCCTGCCTCACGACCTACTGGGACGACACATCGGTCTGCCGGTGTCCCCTCTGTAAGGAGACGTTTCAAAGGAGGCCGGACCTCAAAGTCAACACGTTCATTTCTGAGCTCGCGTTGCAGTTCAAGTCGCTTCAAGCGACAGAAGTTGACATCTGGAGCTCAGAACAACAGCAGGCCAGCTGTGGCGGCGTGGTGCTGTGTGATATTTGTACTGACACCCAGCAAGAGGCTGTCAAGTCCTGTCTGGAGTGTCTGACTTCTTACTGCGACGTTCATCTGGAGCCTCACCACAGAGCCGCCGGGCTCAAGAGACACACGCTGGTTGAGCCCTTGGCGAGGCTGGAGGACCGGCTCTGCAAGGAGCACACCAGACTCCTCGTGATGTTCTGCAGAAAGGACAAGGTTCTGGTGTGCGACGCCTGCGCCAGCTCGCGCCACGCGAGGCACGACGTCGTTCCCGTGAGGCGAGCGTACGTGGAGATGAAGGTTCTGCTGGGGGAGGCAGAGACCAAAGTGCAGCAGATGATCCAGGAAAGGCTGCAGAAGGTTCGAGATGTGACGGACTCAGTGAAGCAAAGCGAGGCGGAGACCAAAGATGTGATCGCGAGCGGTTTGCAGGAGTTGACGGTGCTGGTTTCTGAGGTTCAGGAGAGCCGGGCGGAGCTCATAaaggtgatggaggagaagcaaaaggcagcagcagaacaagCAGCCGGGTTTGTTAGCTGCATGGAGCAGGAGATCGGCGAGCTGCAGGCGTCGACGACgaagctggaggagctcagacaGACCGACGACCAGTTCTGTTTCCTCCAGAGATTCATAAACTCGCCCCTCCTGCCACACACAATGGACCTGTCCATGTTCAGCTTCGACAGACTCGTGGAGATCAATCACGTTCGGAAATCTTTGAGCACATCGTTGTCTCAACTGCGAAAGCTGCTGAGTAAAATGAACACAGAAATCAAACTGTCCACCGGCACAGACGCGCCGAACGATGCGGCGCTGGGATACCTGCAGCGGTACGAGGAGGACGTCCTGCTCGACCCCAACACCGCTCACCCTCTGCTCATCATATCGGACGACAGGAAGCAGGTGAGGTACAGCCAGGGCTCAGGTCTGTGGGCCAACCAGATCCTGAACCCGAGCATGTTTACGGAGCACCTGGCAGTCCTGGGACAGAGAGGTTTCTCGTCATGCAGGTTTTACTTTGAGGTGTTCGTCGGGGGAAAGACCGAGTGGTGCCTTGGCGTGGCCACGGCGTCGATCCAGAGGAGGGGGTCTCTGTTTCGGAGTCCCGATTGTGGACTCTGGGCCATCTGGTTCCTGGTGGATAAGTTCGAAACCTTCAGTGCTCCAAACGTGCCGGTGCACGTGGGAAAAGTGGAGCGGGTCGGCGTGTATACGGATTACAACAGACGGCAAATTTCTTTCTACGACGTTCAGACTGCAGCACTTATTTACTCGTTTGATGAGTGTTTGTTTACTGAGCCTCTGTATCCGTACTTTAATCCTTGTGATAATGAATACGGTTCAAACCTGGAGCCGATGATAATTGTTCCTGTCGGTCGTACGGAGTGA